TACCATGTATCAAGGTCTGACCCACGGCGCGGCCTCTGCGATCCTTGTGCATGGGTCCGAGGATCAAAAGGCCACCTACCTGCCGAAAATGGCCAATTGCGAGTGGACCGGCACCATGAACCTGACCGAGCCGCATTGCGGCACCGATCTGGGCCTGATGCGCACCAAGGCCGAGCCGCAGGGCGACGGTAGTTATAAAATCACCGGACAGAAGATCTTTATCTCGTCGGGCGAGCATGACATGGCCGACAACATCATCCACCTGGTGCTTGCCAAAATCCCTGGTGGCCCCGAGGGGATCAAGGGCGTGTCGCTTTTCATCGTGCCGAAATTCATCGTCAAAGAAGACGGTAGCCTTGGCGACCGCAATGGCGTGACTTGCGGCAAGATCGAAGAAAAAATGGGGATTCATGGCAATTCCACCTGCGTGATGAACTATGACGGGGCGACCGGTTGGCTTTTAGGTGAAGAGCACAAGGGCATGCGCGCCATGTTCACCATGATGAACGAGGCGCGGATCGGTGTGGGCATGCAGGGTCTTGCACAGGCCGAGGTCGCCTATCAAAACGCGCTCGCCTATGCCAAGGACCGGCTTCAGGGCCGTGCGGTGACCGGCACCGAAAACCCCAATGGCCCCGCCGATCCGCTGATCGTGCATCCTGACATCCGTCGCTCGCTGATGGATCAAAAGAGCTTTATCGAGGGCGCGCGCGCTTTCATGCTCTGGGGCGCGGAGCTGATCGACCGCTCGCATCGTGGCAATGACGCCGCCGCGGAAGGTCTGATTTCGCTGATGACGCCGGTGATCAAGGGCTTTCTCACCGACGAAGGCTATGACATGACCGTGCTCGCGCAGCAGATTTACGGCGGCCACGGCTATATCGAGGAATGGGGCATGTCGCAGTTCACCCGCGACGCCCGCATCGCCATGATCTACGAAGGTGCCAACGGCGTTCAGGCGCTCGATCTGGTGGGGCGCAAGCTCGCGCAGGATGGCGGCAAGCATGTCATGGCCTTCTTCGAACTGGTCAAAACCTTCCTCAAGGAAAACGAAGGCAATGAGGCGCTGAAGGCTGATTTCCTCGATCCACTCAAGGCGGCCTCTAAGGACCTGCAAGCCTCGGCCATGTTCTTCATGCAGAATGGGATGAAGAACCCCAACGCGGCGCTGTCCGGCTCTTATGACTTCATGCACCTCTTTGGCCATGTCTGCCTTGGCCTGATGTGGGCAAGGATGGCGAAATCGGCCCATGCTGCGCTAGAGGCGGGAACGTCGGACGAGGCGTTTTACAAGACCAAGCTGGCGACCGGCCGCTTCTACATGAAGCGCCGCCTGCCTGCGACGGCCCTGCATCTGGCCCGCATCCAGAGCGGTGCCGATACGGTCATGGCGCTCGAGGCCGAAGCGTTCTGAGGAGAGATCGCTAGGGGAGGAGGGACAGATGCCGAAACGCTTTCGCCTCACGCGCCGCTTCAACGCGGCGATGACCGAGGATGGCTACCGCCGCCTGCGCCGCTTTGCGCAGGACTCGGGGCTCGACGAGGGCGAGGCACTGTCCTTTCTCTTCGAGAATTTCGATAGCGTGATCAATGAAGAAACCTTTGCGCATCGCCTCAGGCTCTTCAATTCCGAGCTTGAGGCTCGAAAGAAATAGCAATGGGTTTTATCGTAATCGGTGCAGGGATACCCATTCTGGCGGCTCTTCTGTTCGGGCGCTTTAACGCTCGCACCGCACCATTTGTTATCGCCGGAGTGCTTTTAGGACCACTTGCGCTCGTTATTATTTTGCTCGGCTTTGAGTTCATCATCCAGTGGGGCGCCGAATGCAGACTGGAGCCGTCTGGCGCACTAACTTGTGGAGAATTTCTCGGCCTATGGCCGGTTAACGGCAGAGCAAGGGGGTTCGTAGGCACGGGTTATGCGGCGGGTTTTGCAATCCTTTGGGCCACTATTGGACTTGTCCTGCTTTTTGCTGCGGGCATCGCAACGGCGATAATCAGGAGGTTTTGGTAACTTAAATGACCCAGACATCAGCCTGGATGACAAACGAGCATCAGATGCTCTCCGAAATGACGGCCAGATTC
The nucleotide sequence above comes from Roseovarius mucosus. Encoded proteins:
- a CDS encoding acyl-CoA dehydrogenase C-terminal domain-containing protein, whose protein sequence is MPSYTAPTRDMQFVLHEVLNVSEQTTPGYAELEPDFTKAVLEEAGKIASEVLMPLNAVGDTEGCVLENGVVRTPKGFKEAFEQMKEGGWTALDLPEEFGGQYMPYILGTAVGEMFSAANQAFTMYQGLTHGAASAILVHGSEDQKATYLPKMANCEWTGTMNLTEPHCGTDLGLMRTKAEPQGDGSYKITGQKIFISSGEHDMADNIIHLVLAKIPGGPEGIKGVSLFIVPKFIVKEDGSLGDRNGVTCGKIEEKMGIHGNSTCVMNYDGATGWLLGEEHKGMRAMFTMMNEARIGVGMQGLAQAEVAYQNALAYAKDRLQGRAVTGTENPNGPADPLIVHPDIRRSLMDQKSFIEGARAFMLWGAELIDRSHRGNDAAAEGLISLMTPVIKGFLTDEGYDMTVLAQQIYGGHGYIEEWGMSQFTRDARIAMIYEGANGVQALDLVGRKLAQDGGKHVMAFFELVKTFLKENEGNEALKADFLDPLKAASKDLQASAMFFMQNGMKNPNAALSGSYDFMHLFGHVCLGLMWARMAKSAHAALEAGTSDEAFYKTKLATGRFYMKRRLPATALHLARIQSGADTVMALEAEAF